Proteins encoded in a region of the Gulosibacter sediminis genome:
- a CDS encoding ornithine cyclodeaminase family protein, which translates to MNIPHITNKHILDHIRVGDAVDALERALRTEIDPSQDFPRSFFQLDEGKRLLFMASHAPEWVGAKIMSVNEGNPARNVDRAQGLYVLMDALTTTPKAIIDGDELTDLRTAAMTSLVTSRFINLDSSSVVMYGYGAQARKHAQVLRELHPQLKKLVVAGRNARKTEMFAATAAELGWNARIGQAMPPQTAIPQADLIITATGSGEPLFDGSLVRPGTLVVALGTHNNERSELDTALMARSNVIVEDVDTAVNESGEIAHAIAEGVLSRESLIPVRDVVRGDVRIDRSKPTVYKTVGMPWQDLVVAGEIYTRMPSTALR; encoded by the coding sequence GTGAACATTCCACACATCACCAACAAGCACATCCTCGATCACATACGAGTCGGTGACGCGGTCGACGCCCTCGAGCGCGCACTCAGGACCGAGATCGACCCGTCGCAAGACTTCCCCCGCAGCTTCTTCCAACTCGACGAGGGCAAGCGCCTCCTGTTCATGGCTTCGCACGCCCCCGAATGGGTCGGCGCGAAGATCATGTCGGTCAACGAGGGCAACCCGGCCCGCAACGTCGACCGAGCACAAGGCCTCTACGTGCTCATGGATGCCCTCACGACCACGCCGAAGGCGATCATCGACGGCGACGAGCTCACCGACCTCCGCACCGCCGCCATGACGAGCCTCGTCACCTCGCGCTTCATCAACCTCGACTCCAGCAGCGTCGTCATGTACGGCTACGGCGCCCAAGCACGCAAGCACGCGCAGGTGCTGCGCGAACTTCACCCACAGCTCAAGAAGCTCGTGGTCGCCGGGCGCAACGCCCGCAAGACCGAAATGTTCGCCGCCACCGCGGCCGAGCTCGGGTGGAACGCTCGCATCGGCCAGGCCATGCCGCCGCAGACCGCGATTCCGCAGGCCGACCTCATCATCACCGCCACCGGCTCGGGTGAGCCACTCTTCGACGGCTCCCTCGTGCGCCCGGGCACGCTCGTGGTCGCGCTCGGCACGCACAATAACGAGCGCAGCGAGCTCGACACCGCGCTCATGGCACGGTCGAACGTCATTGTTGAGGACGTCGACACCGCGGTGAACGAGTCGGGTGAAATCGCCCACGCAATCGCCGAGGGCGTGCTCAGCCGCGAGTCGCTCATTCCCGTGCGCGACGTCGTGCGCGGCGACGTGCGCATCGACCGCAGCAAGCCCACCGTGTACAAGACCGTGGGCATGCCCTGGCAGGACCTCGTCGTCGCCGGCGAGATCTACACGCGCATGCCAAGCACCGCGCTGCGCTAA
- a CDS encoding HNH endonuclease signature motif containing protein, whose amino-acid sequence MDHITPWAAGGKTSVDNQAHLCRQHHILKHQRPWRYRHLGNGISELESPHGEVRAHRLFRAYDELQAYPAVIPRQARRCCG is encoded by the coding sequence TTGGATCACATCACGCCGTGGGCCGCGGGCGGCAAAACATCCGTCGATAACCAGGCACACCTGTGTCGACAACACCACATCCTGAAACACCAACGACCGTGGCGATACCGACATCTGGGCAACGGGATCTCCGAGTTGGAATCCCCACACGGAGAGGTCAGGGCGCACCGGCTATTTCGCGCGTACGACGAACTCCAGGCGTATCCAGCCGTCATCCCTCGGCAAGCACGCCGCTGCTGCGGGTAG
- a CDS encoding tetratricopeptide repeat protein — MSDSPIILGYDPETLRERIDVDAATARLEEISQFRSLAALNEQVALLRMLDRLDEAYDKAQAAARQSRFTGSREDSLAARVRRAQVTQYQGKLDLSLNELTNCVEEAIAHDWAELAGFALQHRGKVLFELERYDEALADFERALKFRESDGIPADHANSTKFAIRVVRAKLEGDRTPDEFDDPITSINA, encoded by the coding sequence CGCGAGCGCATCGATGTTGATGCGGCGACGGCACGGCTTGAAGAGATTTCGCAGTTCCGTTCCCTCGCTGCCCTCAACGAGCAGGTCGCGCTGCTGCGCATGCTCGATCGCCTCGACGAGGCGTACGACAAGGCGCAGGCAGCGGCCCGGCAGTCCCGCTTCACCGGCTCGCGCGAGGACTCGCTCGCCGCTCGGGTGCGACGCGCCCAGGTCACGCAGTACCAGGGCAAGCTCGATCTGTCGTTGAACGAGCTCACGAACTGCGTCGAAGAGGCGATTGCCCACGATTGGGCCGAGCTCGCCGGCTTTGCGCTGCAGCACCGCGGCAAGGTGTTGTTCGAGCTCGAGCGTTACGACGAGGCGCTCGCCGACTTCGAGCGCGCGCTGAAGTTCCGCGAGAGCGATGGGATTCCCGCCGATCACGCCAACTCGACGAAGTTCGCGATTCGCGTCGTGCGGGCGAAGCTCGAGGGCGACCGCACACCCGACGAGTTCGACGACCCCATCACCTCGATCAACGCCTAG
- a CDS encoding EVE domain-containing protein, protein MAIRYWLLVHPLDRARELVETGVARVTWGNEQPVWSFREADGVIIYSPREYNPDGEPLRAAVAAGRVTGEAYQLGGHGTPRWVAPVDWLPGARIAPIRPLRDMLELTRDTRFWGEQLRDGWVELSQRDFMILEDAVRPTAPEPSGFAIDASRDGASRPEHPRTAPVSDTRARAEQAWRDWDANR, encoded by the coding sequence GTGGCGATTCGATACTGGCTGCTCGTCCACCCACTCGATCGCGCCCGCGAGCTCGTCGAAACGGGCGTCGCGCGCGTGACGTGGGGCAACGAGCAGCCAGTTTGGTCATTCCGCGAAGCCGACGGCGTCATCATCTACTCGCCGCGCGAATACAACCCCGACGGTGAGCCACTCCGCGCAGCCGTCGCCGCCGGCCGAGTCACGGGCGAGGCCTATCAACTCGGCGGGCACGGCACGCCGCGCTGGGTCGCGCCGGTCGATTGGCTGCCGGGCGCACGCATCGCGCCCATCCGCCCCCTGCGCGACATGCTCGAACTCACACGCGACACCAGATTTTGGGGCGAGCAGCTCCGCGACGGCTGGGTCGAGCTCTCGCAGCGCGACTTCATGATTCTCGAGGATGCGGTGCGCCCGACCGCGCCCGAACCGAGCGGCTTCGCGATCGACGCGAGCCGCGACGGCGCAAGCCGCCCCGAGCATCCACGCACCGCGCCCGTCTCAGACACGCGAGCGCGGGCCGAACAGGCGTGGCGCGACTGGGACGCGAACCGCTAG
- a CDS encoding SprT-like domain-containing protein yields MADLDVVRARALELMSRHLSPEWSFRFDTAKTRAGLCNFTKRTISVSKHLAARSTLDDVEQTLLHEIAHALAGPEAGHGEVWLVLARSIGYTGSRTHDGPVAREFARWHGECPNGHEVVRFRRPTRPMSCGKCTRRFDRRFLIEWRERSPEELAARIATPTRSARS; encoded by the coding sequence ATGGCTGATCTTGATGTGGTGCGCGCTCGCGCCCTTGAACTGATGTCCCGCCATCTTTCCCCCGAGTGGTCGTTCCGTTTTGACACCGCGAAGACCCGCGCGGGTCTGTGTAATTTCACGAAGCGCACGATCTCGGTGTCGAAGCATCTGGCGGCACGCTCGACGCTGGATGACGTCGAGCAGACCCTGCTGCACGAAATCGCGCACGCGCTCGCCGGGCCCGAGGCCGGCCACGGCGAGGTGTGGCTCGTGCTTGCCCGCAGCATCGGCTACACCGGCAGCCGCACGCACGATGGCCCGGTCGCACGCGAGTTCGCGCGCTGGCACGGCGAGTGCCCCAACGGCCACGAGGTCGTGCGCTTTCGGCGGCCCACGCGGCCGATGTCGTGCGGCAAGTGCACGCGGCGGTTCGACCGCAGATTTCTTATTGAGTGGCGCGAGCGATCGCCCGAGGAGCTCGCGGCGAGGATCGCGACACCAACGCGCAGCGCGCGCTCGTAA
- a CDS encoding threonine aldolase family protein: MISPLHDATQYHFGSDNYAGVHPEVLEAIAVANGGHVLAYGDDPYTQHFQEVVRGWFGEQTEVFPVFNGTGANVVSLQAMLPRWGTALCTTAAHINTDEQAAPERVGGIKLLPVEAPGGKLLPELLIEPDPDDVHRASPQVVSVSNSTELGTVYSPEEFARLAEAVHEAGMFLHLDGSRLSNAAAAQGVTPAEVAQGADVISLGGTKNGALGAEAVIVVNPDAVAGTAYLRKITTQLASKQRFVSAQLLALFEGDLWRRNAEHANGQARELGRRLAELPGVEVPLEIEANAVFPVLPEGVADRVRAHDTVRFYDWPPMPGAVRLMASWDTPDAAIEHLVDAIRAELG, translated from the coding sequence GTGATCTCACCGCTGCATGACGCTACTCAGTACCACTTCGGCTCCGACAACTACGCGGGGGTGCACCCGGAAGTCCTCGAGGCGATCGCCGTGGCGAACGGCGGGCACGTGCTCGCCTACGGTGACGACCCCTACACGCAGCATTTCCAGGAGGTCGTTCGCGGCTGGTTCGGTGAGCAGACCGAAGTGTTCCCCGTGTTCAACGGCACTGGGGCGAACGTGGTGTCGCTGCAGGCGATGTTGCCGCGGTGGGGCACGGCCCTGTGCACCACCGCGGCACACATCAACACCGACGAGCAGGCAGCGCCCGAGCGCGTCGGCGGTATCAAGCTGCTACCGGTCGAGGCGCCGGGCGGCAAATTGCTGCCCGAGCTCCTCATCGAGCCCGATCCCGACGACGTGCACCGCGCATCCCCGCAGGTAGTTTCGGTGAGCAATTCGACCGAGCTCGGCACGGTGTATTCGCCCGAGGAGTTCGCGCGCCTTGCCGAGGCCGTGCACGAGGCAGGCATGTTCCTGCACCTCGACGGCTCGCGCCTGAGCAACGCGGCGGCAGCGCAGGGTGTGACCCCTGCCGAGGTCGCACAGGGCGCCGACGTGATCTCGCTCGGCGGCACGAAGAACGGTGCGCTCGGGGCCGAGGCAGTCATCGTCGTGAATCCGGATGCGGTGGCCGGCACCGCCTACCTGCGCAAGATCACGACGCAGCTCGCCTCGAAGCAGCGCTTCGTGTCGGCCCAGCTGCTCGCGCTGTTCGAGGGCGACCTCTGGCGCCGCAACGCGGAACACGCGAATGGGCAGGCACGTGAGCTCGGTCGCCGGCTCGCCGAGCTGCCCGGTGTCGAGGTGCCGCTCGAGATTGAGGCGAACGCGGTGTTCCCGGTGCTGCCCGAGGGCGTGGCCGATCGTGTGCGCGCGCACGACACCGTGCGGTTCTACGACTGGCCGCCGATGCCGGGCGCCGTGCGCCTCATGGCGTCGTGGGACACCCCGGATGCCGCGATCGAGCACCTTGTTGACGCGATTCGCGCGGAGCTTGGGTAG
- a CDS encoding DUF4916 domain-containing protein: MDVSTPDPESSGWLSDDDLELIRRRTPIIYVEAIPVLLDGRGEVEAIGLLLRANPEGLITRTFVSGRVHYGESIRSALLRHLEKDLGTMAFPQLPASLQPFTVAEFSPLPVTELYDERQHAVALEYIVPVTGECIPRQDALEVTWVTPDEAKDPDLLEELEGGRGSILRQAIGFLGAW; encoded by the coding sequence ATGGACGTGAGCACCCCGGACCCCGAGTCATCAGGCTGGTTGAGCGACGACGATCTCGAGCTCATCCGCCGACGCACACCGATCATCTACGTCGAGGCCATTCCCGTGCTGCTTGACGGTCGCGGCGAGGTCGAGGCGATCGGCCTGCTGCTGCGCGCGAATCCCGAGGGACTCATCACGCGCACATTCGTGTCGGGCCGGGTGCACTACGGCGAATCGATTCGCAGCGCGCTGTTGCGCCACCTGGAGAAGGACCTCGGCACGATGGCCTTCCCGCAGCTGCCCGCCTCGCTGCAGCCGTTCACGGTGGCCGAGTTTTCACCTCTGCCCGTGACCGAGCTCTATGACGAGCGGCAGCACGCGGTCGCGCTCGAGTACATCGTGCCGGTGACGGGCGAGTGCATTCCGCGTCAGGATGCGCTTGAGGTCACCTGGGTCACGCCGGATGAGGCGAAGGACCCGGATCTGCTCGAAGAACTCGAGGGTGGCCGCGGCTCGATTCTGCGCCAGGCCATCGGTTTCCTCGGCGCCTGGTAA